Proteins found in one Synechococcus sp. LA31 genomic segment:
- a CDS encoding phycocyanin subunit beta: protein MMFDAFTKVVAQADARGEFLNAGQIDALSAMVAESNKRMDSVNRITSNASKIVTNAARELFDQQPALIAPGGNAYTHRRMAACLRDMEIILRYVTYAVFTGDASVLEDRCLNGLRETYLALGVPGASVAEGVRKMKDAAIAIANDRNGITPGDCSALMSEIGTYFDRAAAAVA from the coding sequence ATCATGTTCGACGCCTTCACCAAGGTTGTTGCTCAGGCTGATGCCCGCGGCGAATTCCTGAACGCTGGTCAAATCGACGCTCTCTCCGCCATGGTGGCCGAGAGCAACAAGCGTATGGATTCGGTGAACCGCATCACCTCCAACGCCTCCAAGATTGTCACCAACGCTGCCCGCGAGCTGTTCGACCAGCAGCCTGCGCTGATCGCCCCCGGCGGTAACGCTTACACCCACCGTCGCATGGCTGCATGCCTGCGCGACATGGAGATCATCCTGCGCTACGTGACCTACGCCGTGTTCACCGGCGATGCGTCTGTGCTGGAAGATCGCTGCCTGAACGGCCTGCGTGAGACCTACCTGGCCCTGGGCGTTCCTGGCGCTTCCGTGGCAGAAGGCGTGCGCAAGATGAAGGACGCCGCCATCGCGATCGCTAACGATCGCAATGGCATCACCCCCGGCGACTGCTCCGCTCTGATGAGCGAGATCGGCACCTACTTCGATCGGGCTGCTGCTGCTGTTGCCTGA
- a CDS encoding NAD(P)H-dependent oxidoreductase — protein sequence MAASSETLLNALQWRYATKAFEAGRQIDSATWASLEQSLVLTASSYGLQPWKFLVITDAAIRSELRPHSWNQSQITDCSHLVVLLNKRTITAADADRLIEATATTRGIEANLLDGYRQMIQVDLIDGPRSQKIGQWAGNQVYIALGNLLTSAALLGVDTCAIEGFSPADYDRILGLENSEYQSCVVCACGYRSASDKYASLAKVRYSAADLIEHR from the coding sequence ATGGCTGCCAGCTCCGAAACCCTTCTGAACGCGCTGCAGTGGCGCTACGCCACCAAGGCTTTTGAAGCAGGTCGCCAGATCGATTCCGCCACCTGGGCCAGCCTCGAGCAATCCCTGGTGCTCACCGCTTCGAGCTACGGGCTGCAGCCCTGGAAATTTCTCGTGATCACCGATGCGGCGATCCGCAGCGAACTGCGGCCCCATTCCTGGAACCAAAGCCAGATCACCGACTGCTCCCACCTGGTGGTGCTGCTGAACAAGCGCACGATCACGGCCGCTGACGCCGATCGACTCATCGAGGCCACGGCCACCACCCGCGGTATTGAGGCCAACCTGCTCGATGGCTACCGCCAAATGATCCAGGTGGATCTAATTGATGGCCCCCGCAGCCAAAAGATCGGCCAGTGGGCTGGCAATCAGGTGTACATCGCCCTAGGCAACCTGCTCACCAGTGCGGCCCTGCTCGGTGTGGACACCTGTGCAATTGAGGGTTTCAGCCCAGCTGACTACGACCGCATCCTTGGCCTGGAGAACAGCGAGTATCAGAGCTGCGTGGTGTGCGCCTGCGGCTACCGCAGCGCAAGCGACAAATACGCAAGCCTCGCAAAAGTGCGCTACTCGGCAGCCGATCTAATCGAACATCGCTGA
- a CDS encoding MFS transporter yields MNKSSPQALAVPFLGVLASLQLIDPTVANTALVKAGEALNMHGATLALAASISTLAQAATVLLMGFLGDRLGRRQVLMASLVLSIAGDGIALAAPSAGLFLVGRALVGIGVGAVLALTFASVRFVSKPEELGQALGVWNLLIIAGFIGGSLVGGVLADSSWRLALGLVPLIALLCLPLVPVLLPAMPANRELRADWPGLISIAAAMVLFLSGISHAVSGFTSPQFLIPTLAGVVLFGVHVLIERGRQAPIFPVSLYGRGCFAAAIVSGIAWNFAQAVVQLQTSNFWQVVQRYSTSQVALAQVPLLICFAVGGVVAGRLMSPGRRTTQLMAGGTITLVLGLFLLAGLRTTTSYASLVVPLVLVGIGLAFISVPQSALFVQEAPPRYFGSVTAFRTTTGQLGFALGFAASGAMVNGFGFASLRDRLLKLGASPAEIPELEAKVRALLSSGALTHHQDTTSKALEVIGQAYASGLAGTMIVVGLLVALLGAISLLLLVIGHQQGSRAAQV; encoded by the coding sequence ATGAACAAGTCATCACCGCAAGCGTTGGCGGTGCCCTTTCTCGGGGTGCTGGCCAGCTTGCAATTGATCGATCCCACCGTGGCCAACACCGCCTTGGTGAAGGCGGGCGAGGCTCTGAACATGCATGGAGCCACCTTGGCTCTTGCCGCCAGCATCTCCACCCTGGCTCAGGCCGCCACGGTGCTGCTCATGGGTTTTCTTGGCGATCGTTTGGGTCGCCGGCAGGTGTTGATGGCCAGCCTGGTGCTGTCGATCGCTGGCGATGGCATCGCCTTGGCGGCTCCGAGTGCAGGCCTGTTTCTTGTCGGCCGTGCCCTGGTGGGGATCGGCGTGGGTGCGGTGCTGGCGCTCACCTTTGCGTCGGTGCGGTTTGTGAGCAAGCCCGAGGAGCTGGGTCAGGCCCTGGGTGTGTGGAATCTGCTGATCATTGCCGGCTTCATCGGCGGCTCCCTGGTGGGGGGCGTGTTGGCCGACAGCAGCTGGCGCCTGGCGCTCGGCTTGGTTCCGCTGATTGCGCTGCTCTGCCTGCCGCTTGTTCCGGTGCTGTTGCCCGCCATGCCCGCCAACCGCGAGTTGCGGGCGGACTGGCCGGGGCTGATCAGCATCGCCGCGGCGATGGTGCTGTTCCTCAGCGGCATCAGCCATGCGGTGAGCGGATTCACCTCACCCCAGTTCCTGATTCCCACCTTGGCCGGCGTGGTGCTCTTCGGCGTGCATGTGTTGATCGAACGCGGCCGCCAGGCACCGATCTTTCCGGTTTCCCTGTATGGCCGTGGCTGCTTTGCCGCGGCGATCGTGAGTGGCATCGCCTGGAACTTTGCTCAGGCGGTGGTTCAACTGCAGACCAGCAATTTCTGGCAAGTGGTGCAGCGCTACAGCACCAGCCAGGTCGCCCTCGCTCAGGTGCCGCTGCTGATCTGCTTTGCCGTTGGCGGCGTCGTGGCAGGTCGCCTGATGAGCCCAGGCCGCCGTACCACGCAGCTGATGGCGGGCGGAACGATCACCTTGGTACTCGGATTGTTCCTGCTCGCCGGTCTGCGCACCACCACCAGCTATGCCTCGCTTGTGGTGCCGTTGGTGTTGGTGGGAATCGGGTTGGCGTTCATTTCTGTGCCCCAGTCGGCGTTGTTTGTGCAGGAAGCACCGCCCCGCTATTTCGGTTCGGTGACCGCCTTCCGCACCACCACCGGACAGTTGGGCTTTGCCCTGGGCTTTGCCGCCAGTGGCGCCATGGTGAATGGATTCGGTTTTGCCAGCCTGCGCGATCGCTTGCTCAAGCTGGGAGCCTCCCCTGCTGAGATCCCGGAGCTCGAAGCCAAGGTGCGGGCTCTGTTGAGCAGCGGCGCCCTCACGCATCACCAAGACACAACCTCGAAGGCCCTTGAGGTGATCGGCCAGGCCTACGCCAGTGGCTTGGCGGGCACGATGATCGTGGTTGGGTTGCTGGTGGCGTTGCTCGGTGCCATCAGCCTGCTGCTGTTGGTGATTGGTCATCAGCAGGGCAGCCGGGCGGCTCAGGTCTGA
- a CDS encoding GTP-binding protein, translated as MSNASAVAGLRGVPVTVVGGYLGSGKTTLINGWLQQGACEGWALLVNDLGQINVDAERLRQGDGRVLELGGGCVCCTLRDGLGVALLELAKREQPPVHVLIETSGMAVPRRVASQLQLLGLTIARVLQVVDLERIESLWHDPWVGEVVQQQFEGVDVLQFSKADLLEPVEAKRRQQWLLQQLEGLQQQPAPPSHSERQLVRSDVWLQLEALERSQVLAWAEQLGPEVLRAKGDLWLADAPHGPVSLDVTGPRLSLAAAPSRPWPSPLQRRGQLVVISRANAAAPRWPATVSSPRLIPA; from the coding sequence ATGAGCAACGCCTCAGCTGTGGCAGGCCTGCGCGGTGTCCCCGTCACGGTGGTGGGGGGCTACCTGGGTTCAGGCAAAACCACTCTGATCAATGGTTGGCTGCAGCAGGGCGCCTGTGAGGGCTGGGCCTTGCTGGTGAATGATCTCGGCCAGATCAACGTGGATGCCGAACGCCTCCGCCAGGGCGATGGTCGTGTGCTGGAGCTCGGCGGTGGATGCGTCTGCTGCACCCTGCGCGATGGCTTGGGAGTGGCGCTCCTGGAGCTGGCCAAGCGCGAGCAGCCCCCCGTTCATGTGCTGATTGAAACCAGCGGCATGGCGGTGCCCCGGCGGGTGGCCAGTCAGCTGCAGCTGTTGGGTTTGACCATCGCGCGGGTGTTGCAGGTGGTGGATTTGGAGCGGATTGAAAGCCTTTGGCACGACCCCTGGGTTGGTGAGGTGGTGCAACAACAGTTCGAGGGGGTCGACGTGTTGCAGTTCAGCAAGGCCGATCTGCTGGAACCGGTGGAGGCCAAGCGGCGTCAGCAGTGGCTGCTTCAGCAGCTGGAGGGCCTCCAACAGCAGCCTGCTCCCCCCTCCCACAGCGAACGGCAACTGGTGCGGAGCGATGTCTGGCTGCAACTCGAAGCGCTCGAGCGCAGTCAGGTGCTGGCCTGGGCCGAGCAACTCGGTCCAGAGGTGCTGCGCGCCAAGGGGGATCTGTGGCTGGCGGATGCCCCCCATGGTCCGGTGAGCCTGGATGTCACAGGCCCTCGGCTCTCGTTGGCTGCGGCTCCCAGTCGCCCCTGGCCCAGCCCTTTGCAACGGCGCGGCCAGCTCGTGGTGATCAGCCGCGCCAATGCGGCTGCGCCCCGTTGGCCAGCCACCGTTTCGTCTCCCCGCCTCATCCCTGCATGA
- a CDS encoding methyltransferase domain-containing protein, with amino-acid sequence MQELVQAYYGQELQSSADLKTSACCDADAVPAWLKPFLAKVHPDVSSRYYGCGLVCPPLLEGCRILDLGSGSGRDVYLLAQLVGERGEVVGVDMTPEQLAVAREHQAFHAEQFGYANVRFLEGQIEQLEELDLEPGSFDVIVSNCVLNLSTDKPAVLRGAKRLLKPGGEFYFSDVYADRRLPAAVQSHPVLYGECLGGALYWNDFLRMARSAGFHDPRLVSDRPLEITASELAALVGEARFFSATYRLFNIPELEDACEDHGQAVIYRGSIAESPTKLVLDQHHSIEAGKVFPVCGNTYRMLQQTRFAEHFSFIGDFDRHFGLFEGCGSAIPFDTAASASAADESLSQRTPCC; translated from the coding sequence ATGCAGGAGCTGGTGCAGGCCTACTACGGCCAGGAGCTGCAGAGCAGTGCTGATCTCAAAACGAGCGCCTGCTGCGACGCCGATGCCGTTCCCGCTTGGTTGAAGCCCTTCCTGGCCAAGGTGCACCCCGACGTGAGCAGCCGCTATTACGGCTGCGGTTTGGTGTGTCCGCCTCTCCTGGAAGGCTGCCGCATCCTGGATCTGGGCAGCGGGAGCGGCCGCGATGTGTATCTGCTGGCCCAGCTCGTGGGCGAACGCGGAGAGGTTGTCGGTGTCGACATGACCCCGGAGCAGTTGGCGGTGGCCCGTGAGCATCAGGCCTTCCATGCCGAGCAGTTCGGCTACGCCAATGTGCGCTTCCTTGAGGGGCAGATCGAGCAGCTGGAGGAGCTTGATCTCGAGCCTGGAAGCTTCGATGTGATCGTGAGCAACTGTGTGCTCAACCTTTCCACCGATAAACCGGCGGTGCTGCGCGGTGCCAAGCGGCTGCTTAAACCTGGTGGTGAGTTTTATTTCTCTGATGTGTATGCGGATCGGCGTTTACCTGCAGCTGTGCAGAGCCATCCGGTGCTCTACGGCGAATGTCTTGGTGGCGCCCTGTACTGGAACGACTTTCTGCGCATGGCGCGCTCCGCAGGCTTTCACGATCCGCGTCTGGTGAGTGATCGCCCCTTGGAGATCACGGCATCTGAGTTGGCCGCGCTGGTGGGTGAAGCGCGCTTCTTCTCGGCCACCTACCGCCTGTTCAACATCCCTGAGCTGGAGGATGCCTGCGAAGACCATGGCCAGGCCGTGATCTACCGCGGCTCCATCGCCGAATCACCCACCAAGCTTGTCTTGGATCAGCACCACAGCATCGAAGCCGGCAAGGTGTTCCCGGTGTGTGGCAACACCTATCGGATGCTTCAGCAAACGCGCTTTGCAGAGCACTTCAGCTTCATCGGTGATTTCGATCGCCACTTCGGTCTGTTTGAAGGTTGCGGCAGTGCCATTCCGTTTGACACCGCCGCCTCAGCCTCAGCGGCCGATGAGAGCCTCAGCCAAAGAACCCCTTGCTGTTGA
- a CDS encoding L,D-transpeptidase, whose translation MALPMLLAASAVQVGLASPPAELQPIPLLTLARTTRRLPRTGDPIWDLRLQIPGEPDRHFDAVSGRADRQSANRDRMGSEAPLPVGSYRIGAIEPLGRQGPRELGPIWIGIEPEFTTGRRVLGIHLDPSAGRNWNSGTAGCIGLIRSNDMHALADLVRRSGTNTLVVAQ comes from the coding sequence ATGGCCCTACCGATGCTGCTCGCCGCCTCCGCCGTGCAGGTGGGGCTTGCCTCGCCACCGGCGGAGCTGCAGCCCATCCCCTTGCTCACGCTGGCGCGCACAACACGCCGTCTGCCGCGCACTGGTGATCCCATCTGGGACCTTCGACTGCAGATTCCTGGGGAACCCGACCGCCATTTCGATGCGGTGAGTGGCCGGGCCGACCGGCAGAGCGCCAATCGCGACCGGATGGGTAGCGAGGCGCCCCTTCCTGTAGGCAGCTATCGCATCGGCGCCATCGAGCCCCTCGGCCGCCAAGGCCCCAGGGAGCTGGGCCCGATCTGGATCGGCATCGAACCGGAATTCACCACCGGCCGGCGCGTACTGGGCATCCACCTCGACCCCAGCGCCGGCCGCAACTGGAACAGCGGCACCGCAGGCTGCATCGGCCTGATCCGCTCCAACGACATGCACGCCCTGGCAGATCTGGTGCGCCGCAGCGGCACCAACACCCTGGTTGTTGCCCAGTAA
- a CDS encoding polyphosphate kinase 2 family protein → MADHQHRLSHPYRITSGDGFQLHQIDPGSTDHTQISDKHAAEAALANGVERMAELQDKLYAQDRWALLLVFQAMDAAGKDGTIKHVMSGVNPQGCQVSSFKAPSALDLDHDYLWRANQCLPERGRIGIFNRSYYEETLVVRVHPELLARQTIPEVLVGHDIWQHRFRDIRHYEDYLSRNGVVVRKFFLHVSKQEQKRRFLERLENPEKNWKFSAADIRERAHWDAYMEAYEQMIRHTASEHSPWYVVPADHKWFTRLVVADAVIDALESLHLGYPTVNDQARRALAEAHQQLLNE, encoded by the coding sequence GTGGCTGATCACCAGCACCGCCTCAGCCATCCCTACCGCATCACCAGCGGCGATGGCTTTCAGCTCCATCAGATTGATCCCGGCAGCACCGATCACACCCAGATCAGTGACAAACACGCCGCTGAGGCTGCTCTGGCCAATGGGGTGGAGCGCATGGCCGAGCTGCAAGACAAGCTTTATGCCCAGGACCGCTGGGCTCTGTTGCTGGTGTTTCAGGCGATGGATGCCGCCGGCAAGGACGGCACGATCAAACATGTGATGAGTGGGGTCAATCCCCAGGGCTGTCAGGTGAGTTCGTTCAAGGCACCTTCAGCCCTCGATCTCGATCACGATTATCTCTGGCGGGCTAATCAGTGCTTACCAGAGCGGGGCCGGATCGGCATTTTCAACCGCAGCTACTACGAGGAAACCCTCGTGGTGCGGGTGCACCCAGAGCTGCTGGCACGGCAGACCATCCCAGAGGTTCTCGTGGGCCACGACATCTGGCAGCATCGCTTTCGTGACATTCGTCATTACGAGGATTACCTTAGTCGTAATGGCGTTGTGGTGCGCAAGTTTTTCTTGCATGTGTCGAAGCAGGAGCAGAAGCGTCGTTTCCTTGAGCGGTTGGAGAATCCCGAGAAGAACTGGAAGTTTTCGGCAGCGGATATTCGTGAGCGGGCCCACTGGGATGCCTATATGGAGGCCTATGAGCAGATGATTCGCCACACCGCCTCAGAGCACTCTCCCTGGTATGTGGTGCCTGCCGATCACAAATGGTTCACCCGTCTAGTGGTGGCTGATGCGGTGATTGATGCGCTGGAGTCGCTCCATCTGGGTTATCCAACAGTGAACGACCAGGCCCGGCGCGCCCTCGCCGAAGCTCATCAGCAACTTTTGAACGAATAA
- a CDS encoding DCC1-like thiol-disulfide oxidoreductase family protein, with amino-acid sequence MTLVLVYDGGCPFCRHFALRAELVGGVPGLQIRDGRAEHELRAQLNSRGLDLARGAVLLEGDRAWHGAEAIAELCSRLHPSDPLLALLRQLFAAPPQARRLYPLLLWARRMALHWKGLPEDPDQAGLRQA; translated from the coding sequence ATGACCCTGGTGCTCGTGTACGACGGCGGCTGCCCCTTTTGCCGCCACTTCGCCCTCCGCGCTGAGCTGGTGGGAGGTGTTCCCGGCCTGCAGATCCGCGATGGCCGCGCCGAGCATGAGTTGCGTGCTCAGCTCAACAGCCGAGGCCTGGATCTGGCCCGTGGTGCCGTGCTTCTGGAGGGGGATCGGGCCTGGCATGGCGCCGAGGCCATTGCCGAGCTTTGCAGCCGCCTCCACCCCAGCGATCCGTTGCTGGCCTTGCTGCGGCAGCTGTTCGCCGCGCCTCCGCAGGCTCGTCGCTTGTACCCACTGCTGCTTTGGGCCCGGCGGATGGCGTTGCACTGGAAAGGCCTGCCGGAAGACCCCGATCAAGCGGGGCTCCGGCAGGCCTAG